The following are encoded together in the Prionailurus viverrinus isolate Anna chromosome B3, UM_Priviv_1.0, whole genome shotgun sequence genome:
- the LYSMD4 gene encoding lysM and putative peptidoglycan-binding domain-containing protein 4, with the protein MRQKEVLTKTFQGPAIVCRTPTSHVYMFENGGGDSGDSSDEESHRVALRPRGKERQKKGAPHPHQPGAGDVVLLQRELAQEDSLNKLALQYGCKVADIKKVNNFIREQDLYALKSIKIPVKNHGILTETHKELRPVPSPSSETRVTFEELPDPDRAAVGASALSSPLTDFFKGIDQNIERAVQSEIFLNESCCGETSSQPLLPAPPKTPTNGADCGIQWWNAVFIMLLIGIVLPVFYLVYFKIQATGEIPSGLNTTTVPNGSMTLSAVPGQAPRLAIPVPTIPSSDSQFSQTTRAGN; encoded by the exons atgaggcagaaggAAGTGTTAACCAAGACCTTCCAAGGCCCAGCCATTGTCTGTAGGACTCCGACCAGCCACGTTTACATGTTTGAGAACGGTGGTGGGGACTCAGGGGACTCCTCTGACGAAGAGTCCCACCGCGTGGCTCTGCGGCCCCGGGGCAAGGAGCGCCAGAAGAAGggtgccccccaccctcaccagcCAGGAGCGGGGGACGTGGTGCTGCTTCAGCGGGAACTGGCCCAGGAGGACAGCCTCAACAAGCTCGCTCTTCAGTATGGCTGCAAA GTCGCAGATATCAAGAAAGTCAACAACTTCATCAGAGAACAAGATTTATATGCTTTGAAATCTATTAAGATCCCAGTGAAAAATCATGGGATCCTAACAGAGACCCACAAAGAACTCAGACCCGTCCCAAGCCCATCCTCAGAGACTAGAGTGACCTTCGAGGAGCTGCCAGACCCAGACAGGGCAGCTGTAGGCGCCAGTGCCCTGTCCAGCCCACTGACGGATTTCTTTAAGGGCATTGACCAGAATATTGAGCGCGCTGTGCAGtcagaaatctttttaaatgaaagttgcTGTGGAGAGACCTCCAGTCAGCCGCTGCTTCCAGCTCCTCCGAAGACCCCAACAAACGGTGCAGACTGTGGGATTCAGTGGTGGAATGCTGTTTTTATCATGCTTCTAATTGGGATTGTTTTACCAGTGTTTTATTTggtctattttaaaatacaggctACTGGCGAGATCCCCAGTGGCTTGAACACAACTACTGTCCCCAATGGCTCGATGACCCTGAGTGCAGTTCCAGGGCAAGCCCCCAGATTAGCCATCCCAGTGCCAACCATCCCCTCTTCAGACAGCCAGTTCAGTCAGACCACCCGGGCAGGGAACTAG